In Paractinoplanes brasiliensis, the following proteins share a genomic window:
- a CDS encoding putative glycolipid-binding domain-containing protein, translated as MLPSSLFWQRKDTAGSEHVLADTADGLYARGTALAVDPIPYTCRYELRTDPEWVTGFFDVAVEGAGWSRSVRLDLAAGRWRVTTAERGSLDSVLSSAGHAGAGLPGTEDPDLLYGAFDVDLGGSPLTNTLPIRRLGLHRAAADGTAHRLSVAWVLLPSLEVVQADQIYTALGEGRVRFASETFSADLSIDEDGFVVDYPGLAARAGDPHLQSAG; from the coding sequence ATGCTGCCCTCCTCGTTGTTCTGGCAACGCAAGGACACCGCCGGCTCCGAGCACGTGCTGGCCGACACCGCCGACGGCCTTTACGCCCGCGGCACGGCGCTCGCGGTCGACCCGATCCCCTACACCTGCCGTTACGAGCTGCGCACCGACCCGGAGTGGGTCACCGGCTTCTTCGACGTGGCCGTCGAGGGCGCGGGTTGGAGCCGCAGTGTGCGCCTCGACCTGGCGGCCGGCCGCTGGCGGGTCACGACGGCCGAGCGGGGCAGCCTCGACTCGGTGCTGTCGTCGGCCGGGCACGCGGGCGCGGGCCTGCCCGGCACGGAGGATCCCGATCTGCTGTACGGCGCGTTCGACGTCGACCTGGGTGGCTCGCCGCTGACCAACACGTTGCCCATCCGCCGGCTCGGCCTGCACCGGGCGGCCGCCGACGGCACCGCGCATCGGCTCAGCGTGGCCTGGGTGCTGCTGCCCAGTCTCGAGGTGGTGCAGGCCGACCAGATCTACACCGCGCTCGGGGAGGGCCGGGTCCGGTTCGCGAGCGAGACGTTCAGCGCCGACCTGTCGATCGACGAGGACGGCTTTGTCGTGGACTATCCGGGGCTGGCGGCGCGGGCTGGTGACCCGCACCTCCAGAGCGCCGGCTGA
- a CDS encoding Lrp/AsnC family transcriptional regulator: MDSIDLRLIDLLRDNARSSYAELARKVGLSAPAVHERVGKLEAAGTIRGYRAEVDHEALGLGVTALIGIIEDSGADTDDVLAAVRAMPEVESCYFMAGVESYQLTVRVGTIAELEQLIVRINRTPGVASTRTAIALSTKWENRPQPGIG, encoded by the coding sequence ATGGACTCCATCGACCTACGGCTGATCGACCTGCTACGGGACAATGCCCGCTCGTCGTATGCCGAGCTCGCACGCAAGGTCGGGCTCTCCGCGCCGGCCGTGCACGAGCGGGTGGGCAAGCTCGAGGCGGCCGGCACCATCCGCGGCTACCGCGCCGAGGTCGACCACGAGGCGCTGGGCCTGGGCGTGACCGCGCTGATCGGCATCATCGAGGACTCCGGGGCCGACACCGACGACGTGCTGGCCGCCGTGCGAGCCATGCCCGAGGTGGAGAGCTGCTACTTCATGGCCGGCGTGGAGTCGTACCAGCTGACCGTCCGGGTCGGCACGATCGCCGAGCTCGAGCAGCTCATCGTGCGCATCAACCGCACACCGGGCGTCGCCTCCACCCGTACGGCCATCGCCTTGTCCACGAAGTGGGAGAACCGTCCACAGCCCGGCATCGGGTGA